Below is a genomic region from Spongiibacter nanhainus.
TTTAAGTGAATTGGCCAGTGCCTTTTCCAATCCAGAGTCTAGTTTCTGGGGTCGTTCGCCGCTCTAGGGGCAACTGGACGATTAGGGTCTGGTTGCGCACAGAGACTGGGGTCCAGTGCCGGCGGTTGTGGCCGCGCAGTAACCACCTCGAGATCGAAGTTGGTTCTGGGGGCCTCCCGGGGGTCATTGGCGGCCCGGCCTTGGGGGCGGACGGTCACTGGTGTGCTGGGCATATCGCCCTGGGGGCTCGCAGCTTGGCTAACCGGTGTAGCCGGTTTCGGCGCCGGTGACTCGGTGGTGGCCTCTTCAGGCTGTGGCTTGCTTTCAGTGTGGCTGGGGTTATTGGCAGCCTCGTTGTTGGCGGTTTCGCTGGCGGATTGCGGGGTGTCGACTTTGGCACCGGAATCCGTCTCACCTTGCGAAGCTGCCGACGTCGTAGGCGCTTCTGACTCGCTCTCGACAGGGGCCGCCGTCAATGGCGCCGGATCAATTTCCACCTCTTGGCGTGTGGCGGCAGGCTCGCTGTGCGGTGAAGTGGCCTCTGTGTGTGCTGCTGTATTCGCAGAGCTTGCTACGGCATCAGTCACCGCTGCTTCGCTAGGCGCTTGCTGAGTGGTTTTGACCGACTCAGTGGCTTGCTCAGAGCTGTCAGCCTGGGCCGTCGCCGCCTTATTTTCATCCTTCTCGGCTGCGGACGCGCTCGCTGGTACTGGCGCTTCAGTATTTTCAACTGCCGCACCGGTATTGGCATTAGCCTCGGGCGCAGTGTCCTGGGCCGCGGGTTTATCGGCTTGGGCAGATTTGGCGTCAGTAGCCTTGGTCGGTGCAGTGTCAGCTGCAGTCTTGGCATCATCGCTGGCTTGGGCCGGGTTTACCGCATTGCCCTGACCGTTTTCCGGCAATTCCTCCGCTGGAGCCGGCGTGCGCTTGCGCTCCTGAGGTCCACGGGGCTTGCGATTACCGGGTCGACGCTTGGGCCGGTTCTGGTTGCTATCGCTTTCGTCCTTTGGACTTGCCGCTGGTCCGTTGTCCTGCTCCTGCTTGGCCTGGGGCTTTCTGTCCTGATTGCGGTTACGGTTGCGATTGTCGTTTTTACCCCTGCCGCCGCCGCGGTTATCCGGTTTGTTGTCGCTCTTTTCAGTGGTTTTGGGGCCGCTATCAGCGCGAGACTCCTGGGGCGGTCGACGGCGGTTGTTATTGCGGTTGCCGCCACGGTTGTTGTTTGCATTGCCGCTACTGCGGCCCTTGTTGGCACTGCCGCCTTTATTGGTGGGGCGGGGCTTGGGTTCCGGCTCCGGTTGCGCCGGCTCGGGTGCAAACAGAGCGGCAAAGCCTTTGCCCAGTTTCGCCCAGAAGCCGCCCTCGGCTTTTTCCGGCTCTGATTTTTTCTGGGTGGGCTCCGGCTCTTGGCGGGGCGCCGGGGCCGGGGTGTTAGGGGCGAGGGTGCGCACTGCTGCCACCGGCGCCGGCGCGGCCGGGGCGATGTTGGCAGTGGTATCCTCTTCAGCGTCCACGTCAGTAGAGATTTTGTAGCTGATCTCTTCGGTGTCGCCGATATCGTTTTCGCGCAGGCGAACCACATCGAAATGCGGTGTATCCAGGTTGGTAGCGGGAATAACCACCACCCGCACGTCACTGCGGGCCTCGATGTCATGGATCGCCGTGCGCTTCTCGTTCAGCAGGTAAGAGGCGACGTTGACTGGCACAATGGCGCGGATTTCAGCGCTCTTTTCCTTGTTGGCCTCTTCTTCGACCAGTCGCAGAATCGAGAGAGCCAGGGATTTGGTGTCGCGAATGGTGCCCTGGCCGCTACAACGGGGGCAGACCTTGGCGCTGGTTTCCCCCAGTGAGGGACGCAGGCGCTGGCGAGACATTTCCAGCAGCCCGAAGCGAGAGATACGGCCAATTTGAACCCGTGCCCGGTCGGGGCCCATGGCTTCCCGTACCCGTTGCTCGACATTGCGTTGGTTTTTGGAGGCCATCATGTCGATAAAATCGACGACGATCAGGCCGCCGATATCCCGCAGGCGCAGTTGCCGGGCGATTTCGTCTGCGGCTTCCAAGTTAGTTTGCAGGGCGGTTTCCTCGATATCACCGCCTTTGGTAGCCCGGGCTGAGTTGATGTCGATAGACACCAGGGCTTCAGTGGGGTCGATAACGATAGAGCCGCCAGAGGGCAGGTTCACTTCCCGCTGGAATGCTGACTCAATCTGGGTTTCGATCTGGTAGCGGTTAAACAGCGGAACCGGGTCCTGGTAGAAACGCACTTTGTTCTTGAAGTGCGGCATGACCTGCTCGACGAACTGCATGGCTTCGCCGAAAGATTCCTCGGAATCGATCAAAACTTGGTCGATATCGTCCCGCAGATAGTCGCGAATAGCGCGAATGATGACGTTGCTTTCCTGAAGGATCAGCACCGGCGAGGGGCGCTCGTCGGCGGCCTGTTGGATGGCTGACCACAAGTGCAGCAGGTAGTCCAAATCCCACTGCAGTTCTTCGGAGCTGCGACCGATACCGGCAGTGCGGACGATAACGCCCATGCCGTCGGGGAGGGTGATGCTGCTAAGCGCCTCTTTGAGAGCGGCCCGCTCTTCGCCTTCGATGCGGCGGGAGATACCGCCGGCACGGGGGTTGTTGGGCATCAGCACCATATAGCGACCAGCCAGGCTGACGAAGGTGGTAAGCGCCGCACCTTTATTGCCGCGCTCTTCCTTTTCTACCTGGACAATAACTTCGGTGCCTTCCTTGACCAGATCCTTGATTTTGGCTCGGCCGTCGACGTCAGAGGGCTTGCGGTAGAAGTACTCTCGGGAGATTTCTTTCAGGGGCAGAAAACCGTGGCGCTCGGCACCAAAGTCGACAAATGCCGCCTCCAGGCTGGGCTCTACACGGGTGATTTTGCCTTTGTAGATGTTGGCTTTCTTTTGCACCCGGGTGCGGTTTTCGATGTCCAGATCGTACAGTCGTTGCCCGTCTACCAGGGCCACGCGCAACTCTTCTGGCTGAGTTGCATTGATCAACATTCTTTTCATGAGCTGTTAAATCCCAAGTGCCGGGATTTGTCAGTCCGCTCATGTGACGGATCTTCTTCAAGCGCGCGGCGTTCCTTGTGCTCCACTGGGAGTCCCCGAGATCCTCAATACTGAGGAGGGGTGGATTACCGCTGTGCCCGGGGTTCGGGCTGTCCAATTTTTCCGGGGGCTTTCTCGGGACTTGCTGTTAGTGTCGCTGTCCACCCGGTTGTCTCTCGTCTCAGTAACTGTGTTGCAGTTACTGCCTCGTGCAGGACTTGGCTTACGTTTAGCCACTTTACACGTCGCTGTTTGGCGTCTGGTATGACGCTGCTCAGGTCTGGTTCAGTCTTTACGTCGCTTATTCAGAGTTCTATCACACTCGCGGTGCTAACAAATATCGGCAATTTTGTTAGTGAATGTGTCGGCGCTACGTTAGACTTCGCCGGCACAGGTTTAGTATCTGGTGACTGTGTTACACAGTACATTAATTCAGTAAGCGAAAGGCTCAGAGCTCGTTGGCTCGGCGCAGTCATCGCTGACAGCAGTGCCTTGCATAACCTCGCGAAACGTTTCCCTGTGGTTTTCCTGTCAGCGTCATTCTGTTGCTGATCCGGGTTGGTTTCGGCATGCGCGCCACGCGCTGCTAGGGCGCACTGCTGCGGTCGAAGACTAGCAGGATTCAGCAAGCAACTCAATGAGTTATGTTCGCGGGAAAGTTGGGGAGCAGGTGGAGAAGCAGGTTTCAGACAACTCGGCGGTGCGTTGGGTTACGGTTGAAGACGAATTTGCCGGACAACGGCTCGATAATTTTCTAATGAGAGAATTAAGAGGTGTGCCTAAGTCTCGGATTTATAACGCCTTGCGCCGGGGCGAAGTCAGGGTCAACAAGGCGCGAGCCAAGCCGGCTTACAAATTGGTACCCGGCGATCAGGTGCGCATCCCGCCGGTTCGGGTCAAGCAAGCGACCACGACGTCTGTGCCCGGTGGGCTGGCGGAAAGGATTAAGGCGGCGATTCTGTACGAAGACGACGGCCTGCTGATCGTTAATAAGCCCTCGGGCCTGGCTGTCCACGGGGGCAGCGGGGTATCGCTGGGGCTGATTGAATCGCTGCGACAGATTTTTCCCGACCAAAAGCACCTGGAGCTGGTACATCGCCTGGATCGGGATACTTCCGGCTGTGTGATGGTGTCGAAGAAGCGTGCGGTGCTCAAGCAGCTCCACGAAATGCTCCGCTACAAACCCGGCGCCGAAAAAGGTGTTGATAAGCGTTATCTGGCACTGGTGGCGGGATCTTGGCCGGCTCGGAAGAGCCAGGTGAAGGTCGCGCTGGCAAAAAATGTGCTGCGCTCGGGTGAGCGGGTGGTTCGCGCCAGCCCCGAGGGCAAGTCGTCGCTGACGGAAACCCGCCTGTTGGGGCGCATCGAAGAAGCCAGCCTGATCGAGGCGCGGCCGATCACCGGTCGTACCCACCAGATTAGGGTGCATTGCCAGTACGCCGGCCACCCCATTATTGGTGACGAGAAATACGGCAATCCCGAGGCCAACCTTCGGTTCCGTGAAAAGGGTGTGAAACGCTTGTTTTTGCACGCCCGGTCGTTGGCTTTTGAATTGGATGGTCGTCGTATTTCTGTGCAAGCGCCCCTCCCGAAAGACCTAGAAAGTGTCGTAAGTAGTATAGATAAAATATTGAAATGATAATTATATTTGATTGGGACGGCACCATTATTGATTCCCGTGCCAAGATCGTAGGCTGTATGCAGCAAGCGGCAGTCGACTGCGATATGCCGCCGCAGTCGGAGGAGGCTATCAGCAATATAATTGGTCTTGAGCTGACATTGGCAATTCAGACTCTCTACCCTCAGTTGCCCCCGCCTATGATAGAAAAGCTCCGAGAGCGCTATGCACGCCGCTTTGTTGAGGCCGACGCACAGCCTTGCAATTTGTTTGCTCGAGTTGAAGAGACGTTGACGGCGCTACATCGCGACGGGCATCAGTTGTGCGTGGCCACGGGTAAGAGTCGCAAGGGCCTGGATCGGGTGTTTGGGCGCCTGCCCATCAGCGAATTGTTTGTGGCCAGTCGCTGCGCCGACGAGACTCGCTCCAAGCCCGACCCACTGATGTTGCACGAGTTGTGTGAGGAGTTGGCTGCCCGGCCCCATGAAGCGCTGATGGTGGGGGATACCGAATACGACCTGGCGATGGCCAAGGGTATTGATATGCCGGCTGTTGGGGTTAGCTATGGCGCCCATGCACCAGCGCGGCTGGCGGCCCTGCAACCGCTGGCCCTGATTGACTGTTTTAGTGAGTTACTGCCTATCGTCAATGGCCAGAGTGGTCACAGCACCGGATAGTTTTCCCGCTGTAGCATACTGATCAGTTCGATCAGCGGCAGACCTATCAGGCTGTTGGGGTCACGGCTTTCGATAGCCTCAAACAGGGTAATGCCCAAGCCCTCGACCTTGAAGGCGCCGGCGCAGTCCAGTGCAGGCTCCCGTTCCACATAACGTGCAATGGCGTCGTCGTCCAGGTCGCGGAAGCGGACCCGGGTCTGGTCAAGTGTGCTTTGTAGCGACTGTGTGGCGGTGTTGTAGAGCGCCAGTGCGGTGTGAAAAAGCACGGCATTGCCCGAGCAGCGCTTGAGCTGTGCAATTGCGGCCTCAGGCGTGCCGGGTTTGCCCATTGCCTGGCCGTTTAGGTCGGCCACCTGGTCGCTGGCGATGATTAGAGCGCCTGGGTGCTCGATGGCCACGGCGCGGG
It encodes:
- the rne gene encoding ribonuclease E gives rise to the protein MKRMLINATQPEELRVALVDGQRLYDLDIENRTRVQKKANIYKGKITRVEPSLEAAFVDFGAERHGFLPLKEISREYFYRKPSDVDGRAKIKDLVKEGTEVIVQVEKEERGNKGAALTTFVSLAGRYMVLMPNNPRAGGISRRIEGEERAALKEALSSITLPDGMGVIVRTAGIGRSSEELQWDLDYLLHLWSAIQQAADERPSPVLILQESNVIIRAIRDYLRDDIDQVLIDSEESFGEAMQFVEQVMPHFKNKVRFYQDPVPLFNRYQIETQIESAFQREVNLPSGGSIVIDPTEALVSIDINSARATKGGDIEETALQTNLEAADEIARQLRLRDIGGLIVVDFIDMMASKNQRNVEQRVREAMGPDRARVQIGRISRFGLLEMSRQRLRPSLGETSAKVCPRCSGQGTIRDTKSLALSILRLVEEEANKEKSAEIRAIVPVNVASYLLNEKRTAIHDIEARSDVRVVVIPATNLDTPHFDVVRLRENDIGDTEEISYKISTDVDAEEDTTANIAPAAPAPVAAVRTLAPNTPAPAPRQEPEPTQKKSEPEKAEGGFWAKLGKGFAALFAPEPAQPEPEPKPRPTNKGGSANKGRSSGNANNNRGGNRNNNRRRPPQESRADSGPKTTEKSDNKPDNRGGGRGKNDNRNRNRNQDRKPQAKQEQDNGPAASPKDESDSNQNRPKRRPGNRKPRGPQERKRTPAPAEELPENGQGNAVNPAQASDDAKTAADTAPTKATDAKSAQADKPAAQDTAPEANANTGAAVENTEAPVPASASAAEKDENKAATAQADSSEQATESVKTTQQAPSEAAVTDAVASSANTAAHTEATSPHSEPAATRQEVEIDPAPLTAAPVESESEAPTTSAASQGETDSGAKVDTPQSASETANNEAANNPSHTESKPQPEEATTESPAPKPATPVSQAASPQGDMPSTPVTVRPQGRAANDPREAPRTNFDLEVVTARPQPPALDPSLCAQPDPNRPVAPRAANDPRN
- a CDS encoding RluA family pseudouridine synthase translates to MSYVRGKVGEQVEKQVSDNSAVRWVTVEDEFAGQRLDNFLMRELRGVPKSRIYNALRRGEVRVNKARAKPAYKLVPGDQVRIPPVRVKQATTTSVPGGLAERIKAAILYEDDGLLIVNKPSGLAVHGGSGVSLGLIESLRQIFPDQKHLELVHRLDRDTSGCVMVSKKRAVLKQLHEMLRYKPGAEKGVDKRYLALVAGSWPARKSQVKVALAKNVLRSGERVVRASPEGKSSLTETRLLGRIEEASLIEARPITGRTHQIRVHCQYAGHPIIGDEKYGNPEANLRFREKGVKRLFLHARSLAFELDGRRISVQAPLPKDLESVVSSIDKILK
- a CDS encoding HAD-IA family hydrolase, giving the protein MIIIFDWDGTIIDSRAKIVGCMQQAAVDCDMPPQSEEAISNIIGLELTLAIQTLYPQLPPPMIEKLRERYARRFVEADAQPCNLFARVEETLTALHRDGHQLCVATGKSRKGLDRVFGRLPISELFVASRCADETRSKPDPLMLHELCEELAARPHEALMVGDTEYDLAMAKGIDMPAVGVSYGAHAPARLAALQPLALIDCFSELLPIVNGQSGHSTG
- a CDS encoding Maf family protein; this encodes MTANSPTLILASSSRYRRGLLEKLGLNIRAVAPNIDESPLTGEKPQDLALRLAEQKARAVAIEHPGALIIASDQVADLNGQAMGKPGTPEAAIAQLKRCSGNAVLFHTALALYNTATQSLQSTLDQTRVRFRDLDDDAIARYVEREPALDCAGAFKVEGLGITLFEAIESRDPNSLIGLPLIELISMLQRENYPVL